A genomic window from Leishmania mexicana MHOM/GT/2001/U1103 complete genome, chromosome 14 includes:
- a CDS encoding putative 60S ribosomal protein, with protein sequence MRRALIASGLMSRCALGHRYCSTKPAGDNAKLDGLATAYSQLTLREVSDLQRLIFKKLGHTDEFYEKALLRGLGGGGGAVMMAPAAAVAPAADAPAADAPKTEKKKVEKLTYDVKLETFAPEIKIKLIKELRSVTNLSIADAKKAVEKCPGLVATNMSKDDAEKLKGLYEKLGAKVELL encoded by the coding sequence ATGAGCCGGTGCGCGCTGGGGCACCGCTACTGCTCCACCAAGCCTGCGGGCGACAACGCGAAGCTCGACGGCTTGGCCACCGCCTACTCTCAGCTGACGCTGAGGGAAGTGTCTgacctgcagcgcctcatATTCAAGAAGCTAGGTCACACCGACGAATTCTAcgagaaggcgctgctgcgcggtctaggcggtggcggtggtgcggttATGATggctccagctgcagcggtggcaccaGCAGCCGATGCCCCGGCCGCTGACGCGCCCAAGACAGAGAAGAAGAAGGTTGAGAAGCTCACGTACGACGTTAAGCTCGAAACGTTTGCGCCAGAGATCAAAATCAAGCTCAtcaaggagctgcgcagTGTGACTAACCTCAGCATCGCGGATGCCAAGAAGGCAGTGGAGAAGTGCCCCGGTCTCGTGGCCACGAACATGAGCAAGGACGACGCGGAGAAGCTCAAGGGACTGTATGAAAAGCTCGGGGCCAAGGTGGAGCTCCTCTAA